From Triticum aestivum cultivar Chinese Spring chromosome 4A, IWGSC CS RefSeq v2.1, whole genome shotgun sequence, a single genomic window includes:
- the LOC123085177 gene encoding zinc finger BED domain-containing protein RICESLEEPER 2 isoform X2, with the protein MENMDEHDSDANMPLGIDSDGAAASRFRKKRSKVWEEYKPIYINGVIQSAECHYCHTLMSCKGADGRSNGTSHLWRHHNNCRAKEGFDLSELHDTDFPYGVNDIDPLNQILPEPLDDMNLVNHSENDRLRSKVWMDFTPVYVEGRIQGADCVHCHTRLSAEKSTGDLNQHTQTCSARAGTSVNHQKGGLFSSSVPIFKSRVKDELLPALTNGKVQIAEYASRFHLGYNSGDRTCQNQHILAFPADNMIPMEQDKSSARTPDIKIRKFDQEASYLELTRMIIMHGYPLSVVEHEEMKRFAKGLNPVFNMASSLDMEEYSTLLFQKEKSDLKEKIALSSRRVSLSASVWVPHGAEPTIKYLCLTAHFIDSEWKLQRRIIKFGVLWSSPSNLERMIHCKEACVLESEVGAYNVILEAIREWNIDRKLFCLTSVSEIRNSGSISKLKDMLIQRNCLPIRGELYNIACVDDMLDSVLSKGQSLLYRVGDLLERFIQACASSSLTQQQLLEVANDVGMKCPHEDAKWWHKIYFRLEVLLHFKKLLPSEEFVSVEEMKIVEPIYKILRVFYRVVEVMSGPVCLTANLYFHEVWKVRTILQEEACNEHSDVASMIREMQEAFNEYWAKSYLWLSVPVVLDPRFKITFIEFRLKRAFGTDATKYVNDVAEIVRELFHEYCTPVDQPNVKTSNCEVHNVEIDGFDSDLLEDWDQHLTAQTRSQLLSELDSYLEDGLLPRKDDFDILNWWMSHSSKYPTLSKMVQDVLAMPSSAVHCQAAFSSESPVIHKQWSTLNIKTIEALVCTRDWIS; encoded by the exons ATGGAAAACATGGATGAGCATGACAGTGACGCTAATATGCCATTAGGGATAGATTCTGATGGAGCTGCTGCCTCCAGATTCAGGAAGAAGAGGTCTAAGGTGTGGGAAGAGTACAAGCCTATATATATAAATGGAGTGATCCAGAGTGCGGAATGCCACTACTGCCATACTCTCATGAGCtgcaaaggtgctgatggacgttCCAACGGAACGAGCCATTTATGGCGACATCATAATAATTGTCGAGCAAAAGAGGGATTTGACCTGAGTGAGCTGCATGATACAGACTTCCCTTATG GTGTGAATGACATTGATCCACTGAACCAGATTCTTCCAGAGCCACTTGATGACATGAACTTGGTAAATCATAGTGAGAACGACAGATTGAGATCGAAGGTATGGATGGACTTTACACCTGTCTATGTTGAGGGGAGAATCCAGGGTGCTGACTGTGTCCATTGCCACACACGACTTAGTGCAGAAAAAAGTACAGGCGATTTAAACCAGCACACTCAGACTTGTTCAGCACGGGCTGGAACTAGTGTAAATCATCAGAAAGGTGGGCTTTTCTCGTCCAGTGTACCAATTTTTAAATCTAGGGTGAAGGATGAACTTTTACCTGCCTTGACAAATGGTAAAGTTCAGATTGCAGAATATGCTAGCAGGTTCCACTTGGGTTATAATTCTGGTGACAGAACTTGTCAAAATCAGCACATTCTGGCTTTCCCAGCAGACAACATGATCCCAATGGAACAAGATAAGTCGTCTGCTCGTACTCCAGATATCAAGATCAGGAAATTTGATCAAGAAGCATCTTATCTAGAGCTAACTAGGATGATAATAATGCATGGCTATCCCCTGTCAGTTGTGGAGCATGAAGAAATGAAAAGATTTGCGAAGGGCCTTAACCCTGTGTTTAACATGGCTTCAAGCCTAGATATGGAAGAATATTCAACTCTGCTGTTTCAGAAAGAGAAGTCTGACCTTAAGGAGAAAATTGCACTTTCGTCAAGGCGAGTTTCGTTATCAGCAAGTGTGTGGGTCCCTCATGGAGCTGAGCCCACAATAAAGTACCTGTGTTTGACCGCGCATTTTATTGATTCTGAATGGAAGCTTCAAAGGAGAATAATCAAGTTTGGTGTGCTTTGGTCCTCACCTTCTAATTTGGAAAGGATGATACACTGTAAGGAAGCTTGTGTGCTAGAATCTGAGGTTGGGGCGTATAATGTCATATTGGAAGCTATAAGAGAGTGGAATATTGACAGGAAGCTTTTCTGCTTGACATCTGTAAGCGAAATAAGAAACAGTGGAAGTATCTCAAAGCTGAAGGACATGCTTATACAGAGGAACTGTCTTCCTATTAGAGGTGAGCTATACAATATTGCTTGTGTGGATGATATGCTTGACAGCGTTCTTTCGAAAGGGCAATCATTGCTTTACCGTGTCGGTGATCTGCTAGAGAGATTTATTCAAGCATGTGCATCTTCATCGCTGACTCAGCAGCAACTTTTGGAAGTTGCTAACGATGTTGGTATGAAGTGCCCCCATGAAGATGCAAAGTGGTGGCATAAAATTTACTTTAGACTTGAGGTGCTTTTGCATTTCAAGAAGTTACTTCCCTCTGAAGAATTTGTATCTGTGGAAGAAATGAAAATTGTTGAGCCTATCTATAAGATTTTGAGGGTTTTCTATCGAGTCGTTGAAGTAATGTCTGGGCCTGTTTGCCTGACAGCAAATCTGTACTTCCATGAAGTATGGAAAGTTAGGACGATTTTGCAAGAAGAAGCATGTAATGAACACTCCGACGTTGCTAGCATGATTAGAGAGATGCAGGAAGCATTCAATGAATATTGGGCAAAGTCATACTTGTGGTTGTCAGTGCCTGTTGTTCTTGATCCGAGATTCAAAATTACTTTTATCGAGTTCCGTCTTAAACGAGCTTTTGGCACTGATGCAACAAAGTATGTAAATGATGTAGCTGAAATAGTGAGGGAATTGTTTCATGAATATTGCACCCCTGTGGATCAGCCGAATGTTAAGACTTCAAATTGCGAAGTTCACAATGTTGAAATAGATGGATTTGACAGTGATTTATTGGAAGATTGGGATCAGCATCTTACTGCACAGACAAGGAGTCAACTATTGTCGGAGCTTGACAGCTATCTTGAAGATGGTCTTCTTCCACGGAAGGATGATTTTGATATTCTAAACTGGTGGATGAGTCATTCTTCAAAGTATCCAACCCTCTCAAAAATGGTGCAGGATGTCTTGGCAATGCCATCATCCGCTGTTCACTGCCAGGCAGCATTCAGCAGTGAGAGCCCAGTAATTCATAAGCAATGGAGCACATTAAACATCAAGACAATTGAAGCACTTGTGTGTACCCGAGATTGGATTAGCTAG
- the LOC123085177 gene encoding zinc finger BED domain-containing protein RICESLEEPER 2 isoform X1, translating to MENMDEHDSDANMPLGIDSDGAAASRFRKKRSKVWEEYKPIYINGVIQSAECHYCHTLMSCKGADGRSNGTSHLWRHHNNCRAKEGFDLSELHDTDFPYVGVNDIDPLNQILPEPLDDMNLVNHSENDRLRSKVWMDFTPVYVEGRIQGADCVHCHTRLSAEKSTGDLNQHTQTCSARAGTSVNHQKGGLFSSSVPIFKSRVKDELLPALTNGKVQIAEYASRFHLGYNSGDRTCQNQHILAFPADNMIPMEQDKSSARTPDIKIRKFDQEASYLELTRMIIMHGYPLSVVEHEEMKRFAKGLNPVFNMASSLDMEEYSTLLFQKEKSDLKEKIALSSRRVSLSASVWVPHGAEPTIKYLCLTAHFIDSEWKLQRRIIKFGVLWSSPSNLERMIHCKEACVLESEVGAYNVILEAIREWNIDRKLFCLTSVSEIRNSGSISKLKDMLIQRNCLPIRGELYNIACVDDMLDSVLSKGQSLLYRVGDLLERFIQACASSSLTQQQLLEVANDVGMKCPHEDAKWWHKIYFRLEVLLHFKKLLPSEEFVSVEEMKIVEPIYKILRVFYRVVEVMSGPVCLTANLYFHEVWKVRTILQEEACNEHSDVASMIREMQEAFNEYWAKSYLWLSVPVVLDPRFKITFIEFRLKRAFGTDATKYVNDVAEIVRELFHEYCTPVDQPNVKTSNCEVHNVEIDGFDSDLLEDWDQHLTAQTRSQLLSELDSYLEDGLLPRKDDFDILNWWMSHSSKYPTLSKMVQDVLAMPSSAVHCQAAFSSESPVIHKQWSTLNIKTIEALVCTRDWIS from the exons ATGGAAAACATGGATGAGCATGACAGTGACGCTAATATGCCATTAGGGATAGATTCTGATGGAGCTGCTGCCTCCAGATTCAGGAAGAAGAGGTCTAAGGTGTGGGAAGAGTACAAGCCTATATATATAAATGGAGTGATCCAGAGTGCGGAATGCCACTACTGCCATACTCTCATGAGCtgcaaaggtgctgatggacgttCCAACGGAACGAGCCATTTATGGCGACATCATAATAATTGTCGAGCAAAAGAGGGATTTGACCTGAGTGAGCTGCATGATACAGACTTCCCTTATG TAGGTGTGAATGACATTGATCCACTGAACCAGATTCTTCCAGAGCCACTTGATGACATGAACTTGGTAAATCATAGTGAGAACGACAGATTGAGATCGAAGGTATGGATGGACTTTACACCTGTCTATGTTGAGGGGAGAATCCAGGGTGCTGACTGTGTCCATTGCCACACACGACTTAGTGCAGAAAAAAGTACAGGCGATTTAAACCAGCACACTCAGACTTGTTCAGCACGGGCTGGAACTAGTGTAAATCATCAGAAAGGTGGGCTTTTCTCGTCCAGTGTACCAATTTTTAAATCTAGGGTGAAGGATGAACTTTTACCTGCCTTGACAAATGGTAAAGTTCAGATTGCAGAATATGCTAGCAGGTTCCACTTGGGTTATAATTCTGGTGACAGAACTTGTCAAAATCAGCACATTCTGGCTTTCCCAGCAGACAACATGATCCCAATGGAACAAGATAAGTCGTCTGCTCGTACTCCAGATATCAAGATCAGGAAATTTGATCAAGAAGCATCTTATCTAGAGCTAACTAGGATGATAATAATGCATGGCTATCCCCTGTCAGTTGTGGAGCATGAAGAAATGAAAAGATTTGCGAAGGGCCTTAACCCTGTGTTTAACATGGCTTCAAGCCTAGATATGGAAGAATATTCAACTCTGCTGTTTCAGAAAGAGAAGTCTGACCTTAAGGAGAAAATTGCACTTTCGTCAAGGCGAGTTTCGTTATCAGCAAGTGTGTGGGTCCCTCATGGAGCTGAGCCCACAATAAAGTACCTGTGTTTGACCGCGCATTTTATTGATTCTGAATGGAAGCTTCAAAGGAGAATAATCAAGTTTGGTGTGCTTTGGTCCTCACCTTCTAATTTGGAAAGGATGATACACTGTAAGGAAGCTTGTGTGCTAGAATCTGAGGTTGGGGCGTATAATGTCATATTGGAAGCTATAAGAGAGTGGAATATTGACAGGAAGCTTTTCTGCTTGACATCTGTAAGCGAAATAAGAAACAGTGGAAGTATCTCAAAGCTGAAGGACATGCTTATACAGAGGAACTGTCTTCCTATTAGAGGTGAGCTATACAATATTGCTTGTGTGGATGATATGCTTGACAGCGTTCTTTCGAAAGGGCAATCATTGCTTTACCGTGTCGGTGATCTGCTAGAGAGATTTATTCAAGCATGTGCATCTTCATCGCTGACTCAGCAGCAACTTTTGGAAGTTGCTAACGATGTTGGTATGAAGTGCCCCCATGAAGATGCAAAGTGGTGGCATAAAATTTACTTTAGACTTGAGGTGCTTTTGCATTTCAAGAAGTTACTTCCCTCTGAAGAATTTGTATCTGTGGAAGAAATGAAAATTGTTGAGCCTATCTATAAGATTTTGAGGGTTTTCTATCGAGTCGTTGAAGTAATGTCTGGGCCTGTTTGCCTGACAGCAAATCTGTACTTCCATGAAGTATGGAAAGTTAGGACGATTTTGCAAGAAGAAGCATGTAATGAACACTCCGACGTTGCTAGCATGATTAGAGAGATGCAGGAAGCATTCAATGAATATTGGGCAAAGTCATACTTGTGGTTGTCAGTGCCTGTTGTTCTTGATCCGAGATTCAAAATTACTTTTATCGAGTTCCGTCTTAAACGAGCTTTTGGCACTGATGCAACAAAGTATGTAAATGATGTAGCTGAAATAGTGAGGGAATTGTTTCATGAATATTGCACCCCTGTGGATCAGCCGAATGTTAAGACTTCAAATTGCGAAGTTCACAATGTTGAAATAGATGGATTTGACAGTGATTTATTGGAAGATTGGGATCAGCATCTTACTGCACAGACAAGGAGTCAACTATTGTCGGAGCTTGACAGCTATCTTGAAGATGGTCTTCTTCCACGGAAGGATGATTTTGATATTCTAAACTGGTGGATGAGTCATTCTTCAAAGTATCCAACCCTCTCAAAAATGGTGCAGGATGTCTTGGCAATGCCATCATCCGCTGTTCACTGCCAGGCAGCATTCAGCAGTGAGAGCCCAGTAATTCATAAGCAATGGAGCACATTAAACATCAAGACAATTGAAGCACTTGTGTGTACCCGAGATTGGATTAGCTAG
- the LOC123085177 gene encoding zinc finger BED domain-containing protein RICESLEEPER 2 isoform X3: MNLVNHSENDRLRSKVWMDFTPVYVEGRIQGADCVHCHTRLSAEKSTGDLNQHTQTCSARAGTSVNHQKGGLFSSSVPIFKSRVKDELLPALTNGKVQIAEYASRFHLGYNSGDRTCQNQHILAFPADNMIPMEQDKSSARTPDIKIRKFDQEASYLELTRMIIMHGYPLSVVEHEEMKRFAKGLNPVFNMASSLDMEEYSTLLFQKEKSDLKEKIALSSRRVSLSASVWVPHGAEPTIKYLCLTAHFIDSEWKLQRRIIKFGVLWSSPSNLERMIHCKEACVLESEVGAYNVILEAIREWNIDRKLFCLTSVSEIRNSGSISKLKDMLIQRNCLPIRGELYNIACVDDMLDSVLSKGQSLLYRVGDLLERFIQACASSSLTQQQLLEVANDVGMKCPHEDAKWWHKIYFRLEVLLHFKKLLPSEEFVSVEEMKIVEPIYKILRVFYRVVEVMSGPVCLTANLYFHEVWKVRTILQEEACNEHSDVASMIREMQEAFNEYWAKSYLWLSVPVVLDPRFKITFIEFRLKRAFGTDATKYVNDVAEIVRELFHEYCTPVDQPNVKTSNCEVHNVEIDGFDSDLLEDWDQHLTAQTRSQLLSELDSYLEDGLLPRKDDFDILNWWMSHSSKYPTLSKMVQDVLAMPSSAVHCQAAFSSESPVIHKQWSTLNIKTIEALVCTRDWIS; encoded by the coding sequence ATGAACTTGGTAAATCATAGTGAGAACGACAGATTGAGATCGAAGGTATGGATGGACTTTACACCTGTCTATGTTGAGGGGAGAATCCAGGGTGCTGACTGTGTCCATTGCCACACACGACTTAGTGCAGAAAAAAGTACAGGCGATTTAAACCAGCACACTCAGACTTGTTCAGCACGGGCTGGAACTAGTGTAAATCATCAGAAAGGTGGGCTTTTCTCGTCCAGTGTACCAATTTTTAAATCTAGGGTGAAGGATGAACTTTTACCTGCCTTGACAAATGGTAAAGTTCAGATTGCAGAATATGCTAGCAGGTTCCACTTGGGTTATAATTCTGGTGACAGAACTTGTCAAAATCAGCACATTCTGGCTTTCCCAGCAGACAACATGATCCCAATGGAACAAGATAAGTCGTCTGCTCGTACTCCAGATATCAAGATCAGGAAATTTGATCAAGAAGCATCTTATCTAGAGCTAACTAGGATGATAATAATGCATGGCTATCCCCTGTCAGTTGTGGAGCATGAAGAAATGAAAAGATTTGCGAAGGGCCTTAACCCTGTGTTTAACATGGCTTCAAGCCTAGATATGGAAGAATATTCAACTCTGCTGTTTCAGAAAGAGAAGTCTGACCTTAAGGAGAAAATTGCACTTTCGTCAAGGCGAGTTTCGTTATCAGCAAGTGTGTGGGTCCCTCATGGAGCTGAGCCCACAATAAAGTACCTGTGTTTGACCGCGCATTTTATTGATTCTGAATGGAAGCTTCAAAGGAGAATAATCAAGTTTGGTGTGCTTTGGTCCTCACCTTCTAATTTGGAAAGGATGATACACTGTAAGGAAGCTTGTGTGCTAGAATCTGAGGTTGGGGCGTATAATGTCATATTGGAAGCTATAAGAGAGTGGAATATTGACAGGAAGCTTTTCTGCTTGACATCTGTAAGCGAAATAAGAAACAGTGGAAGTATCTCAAAGCTGAAGGACATGCTTATACAGAGGAACTGTCTTCCTATTAGAGGTGAGCTATACAATATTGCTTGTGTGGATGATATGCTTGACAGCGTTCTTTCGAAAGGGCAATCATTGCTTTACCGTGTCGGTGATCTGCTAGAGAGATTTATTCAAGCATGTGCATCTTCATCGCTGACTCAGCAGCAACTTTTGGAAGTTGCTAACGATGTTGGTATGAAGTGCCCCCATGAAGATGCAAAGTGGTGGCATAAAATTTACTTTAGACTTGAGGTGCTTTTGCATTTCAAGAAGTTACTTCCCTCTGAAGAATTTGTATCTGTGGAAGAAATGAAAATTGTTGAGCCTATCTATAAGATTTTGAGGGTTTTCTATCGAGTCGTTGAAGTAATGTCTGGGCCTGTTTGCCTGACAGCAAATCTGTACTTCCATGAAGTATGGAAAGTTAGGACGATTTTGCAAGAAGAAGCATGTAATGAACACTCCGACGTTGCTAGCATGATTAGAGAGATGCAGGAAGCATTCAATGAATATTGGGCAAAGTCATACTTGTGGTTGTCAGTGCCTGTTGTTCTTGATCCGAGATTCAAAATTACTTTTATCGAGTTCCGTCTTAAACGAGCTTTTGGCACTGATGCAACAAAGTATGTAAATGATGTAGCTGAAATAGTGAGGGAATTGTTTCATGAATATTGCACCCCTGTGGATCAGCCGAATGTTAAGACTTCAAATTGCGAAGTTCACAATGTTGAAATAGATGGATTTGACAGTGATTTATTGGAAGATTGGGATCAGCATCTTACTGCACAGACAAGGAGTCAACTATTGTCGGAGCTTGACAGCTATCTTGAAGATGGTCTTCTTCCACGGAAGGATGATTTTGATATTCTAAACTGGTGGATGAGTCATTCTTCAAAGTATCCAACCCTCTCAAAAATGGTGCAGGATGTCTTGGCAATGCCATCATCCGCTGTTCACTGCCAGGCAGCATTCAGCAGTGAGAGCCCAGTAATTCATAAGCAATGGAGCACATTAAACATCAAGACAATTGAAGCACTTGTGTGTACCCGAGATTGGATTAGCTAG